CACCAGCCGCTCTCGTGCTCGAATGTGCCCACCGGGCGTTGGAAGTTCGGGCTAGACTGGCCGAAGGCTGCGGAACGACGGCGCTGGTTCGGCAGCGCTCAACGTCCCTGGCACTCTGTATCCTCTTGCTGCCGCACTCAGCGGGGGCTGACGGCACTCGCGGTCTCATGCGAGCGCAGCGCCGCGTCGAAGACCCGATGCGCGGACAGGGCTTCCTCGACCGTCGCGGTTCCGAACCGGTCGCCAAGCGCGCCGGCACGCTCGGCGAGGAAGGTCGCCCACATCTGCAGGATCGCGTCGAGGAAGCCGAACTCGAAGATGGCGCCGGTGAACGTCGGCCAGACCGACCGGTAGCCTGGCTGCACCGTCTCCCACACCTGCTCCCCGTCGGCGACCCGGAAGCGCTCGACGATCGTGGATGTGCGCGTGCTGAAGCGCACACCGCCGTCCATGCCAAGCGCCTCGAACCACCATGTGTTGCCCTGTCCCGGCGCGATGCGCTTGGTCTCCCACAGCATCGGAAACGTCCGGCCGTCCGAGCGCGTGGGCTCGGCCACGCGCATTGCGAGCAGCGCGTTGTCCCATGTGTCACACGGAACAAGGAGGCCATCCGGGCCGGGCCGCTTCGGCACAACATTGTCGAGTATGGCGTAGACGCTCGCCGGCTCCCACCCCAGCCGGAGCGGTAAGTGCGCCACGTGCATCCCGAGGTCACCCATCACGCCGATTCGCCCGCACGTGGAGGCCCGGCGCTTCCAGTTGATCGGCTTGGCGCGGTCGAGGTCCGAGGAGTGGCTCAGGCCTGAGCGCACCTCGATCACCTCTCCGAGCCGTCCCGACCGCACCAGCTCCCATGCGGCGAGCGCCCCCGGGTAGAACGGCAACTCGCTGGAAACGCGTACGAACACTCCGGCACGCCGCACCGCCTCGGCGATCCGCTCGGCGGCCGCCAGGTCGATGCCGAAGGGCTTCTCGCCGAGGAAGTCCTTGCCGGCTTCGGCGGCCCCGATGTACACCTCTTCGTGCACGTCATGCGGGACCGCGAGGTAGAGAAGGTCGATCTCGGGGTCGTCGGCGAGCCGGCGCCAGTCGTCGGTCGAGATCCGCACGGTGCCCAACCGGTCGAACCAGCCGCGCGCAGCTGGCACGGGGTCGGCCACCGCGGTCACGACCGGCCGTACCGGGTGATCGACGAGCGAGATCCAACGCTCGGCAGCGGCGGCGAACTCGCGCCCCATGAGACCGGCACCGACGATGCCGATCCGCACCGGCGGCGCGGCCGCCGTCATGCGCCCGTTCCCTCGCCCACGATCGCGAGTGCGTCGGCGACGGTGGCGTTTTCGTGGAGCATCGACATGAGGGCGTGCGTCATCCGGTCCGGGTGCGGGTGCTGGATGATGTTGCGCCCGTAGACGATACCCCGGGCGCCCTGAGCGAGCACGGCGGCGGTCCGCTCGAAAAGCTCCTGATCGGAGACGCGCCCACCACCGCGGACAAGGACCGGCAGGTCGCCCGCGATCTCCACGACTCGGTGGTAGTCGTCGATGTCATCGGTCGGGTCGGCCTTGATGATGTCGGCGCCGAGTTCCACGGCCTGGCGCACGAGTGGGACGATCTGCTCAACATCGCCGTTGACGCCGTACCCGCCTGCATCCACCTCTCGCATGACGAGCGGTTCCACCATGAGCGGCATGCCGTACCGGTCGCAGTCCGCCCGCGCTGCGAGCACGTTCGCGATGCACGCTTCCCGGATCTCCGGTCGGCCCGGCAGATCGAACAGGTTCACGACGACGCAGGCGGCGTCGAGGCGGACGCCGGTCAGCGCCGGCTCGGGGATCATCCGGCTGAACATCCGGTCCGGCAGCACCTGTCCGTAGACGTTCGCCACGTCGGTGCGCAGAACGAGGGCCGGCCGGGTGCGGCCGCCGGCCGACTGCAGGAGCCGCGCCGAGCCCGGCGTGAGCTGGATGGCGTCCGGAGCGGCGTCGACGAGGCGGCGCATGGCCGAAGGAAGATCCTCGATGCCGGCGAGAAACCTGCCCTCGCCGAAGAAACCGTGGTCGATGGCGATGTCGAGGCAGCGCCCCGACCGCTCGTCGAACAACCGGCGCATCCGGTACTCGATCCCTGTCATCGGGGCTCCTGTCTTCTCCGTCGCGCCCGGTGGTGCACTGCCGCCGGACGCCCGCAGGATGGGGTTCCAACACGTTCGCCGAGAATTGACCGGCCGGCGTCGCGACGGTACCTTCAGGCTGCGGTGATATCGTTGTCAACCCACTGACCCGGAGGCTGCGGTGCTTGTGCTCGGCGCCAACCTCGCCGTGGACCGCACACTGCGGCTGTCCCGACTGGTGCCCGGCCAGGTGATCCGGCCGCGGGAGGCAGTGGCGACGGCGGGAGGCAAGGCGGTCAACGTCGTCCGGGCCGCCCGCGCCCACGGCATCCGCGCGGTCCTCATCGCCAACTTGCCCGGAAGCGCTGGGAGGCTTCTCGCCGAGCTTCTGGACGACGAGGGCCACGAGTTGCGACCGATCATCACAACCGGTGAGGCCCGCGCCGCAATCATCCTCATTGAGGACAGCGGACGGACCACTGTCCTCAACGAACCCGGCCCGGCGCTGACCCAGGACGACGCCACCCGACTTCTCGTCGCCGTCCGCGACGAGCTTGGGCCTGGCCGTCACCGGGTCGTGGTCGCCACGGGCAGCCTGCCGCCGGGTGCGCCTGTGGATCTCTACCGGCAGGTGCTCGATCTGGCCCACGCGGCCGGATCCCTGTGCATCGTGGACGCGGCTGGGGGGGCGCTCGCGGCCACGCTGCCCCACGGCCCCGACGTCGTGTCACCAAACCTCGCCGAGGCCGAGACACTGCTGTTCGGGGTGGACGGCGAAGATGTCGCGGTGGAGGGCGACGATGTCTGCGCCCGGGCGACTGCGGCGGCGGCGAAGCTGGTCGCTGCCGGGGCGCGTGCCTCGCTCGTCAGCGTCGGGCGCCACGGCGTAGCCGGGCACGACGAAGCGGGTGGGTTCTGGATCGACGCGCCTGCCGTCGCCGTGCGCAACGCGATCGGTGCCGGCGACTCGCTCGTGGCCGGTCTCAGTGCCGTACTCGAGCACGGCGGATTGCTCCGCGACGCTGCCGCGGTCGGCGTCGCCACGGCGAGCGCCTCGGTCGCTCACGACCTCGCTGGCGGGGTGGATCCGGTCTTGCTCGGCGAGCTCCTGAAGACGGTCCGGGTGGGTGCAGCGTGACCGGTCGGCAACGCGCCAGTCACGAGAAGAGTCCCGATCGCAAGCGGCGCATCGTGCCGGGCCTCGTGGGCGGCGACGGCCTGCTCGTCGGGGTCGACGTGGGAACCACGCGCGTCAAGGCGATCGCCGTGGACCTCGAGGGCGTCGTGCGCGCCGAGGCGCAGCACCCGATGCCCTGGCAGCACGATGGGAACCGTGCCTGGATTGACCCCTCGGCGATCGCACAGCTGGCCATCACCGTTGCAGCCGAGGCTGTCACCAACGCCACTACGGCCTCCGATGATGACCAGCTGGTGCTAGGCGTCGGGGTGACGAGCATGGCCGAGACCGGCGTCCTGGTCGACGGGTCCGACGTGCCCCTCGCGCCTGCCATCGCGTGGCACGATCCGCGGGGGGACGTGGAGACCGTGCGGCGTGAACTCGGCACGGAGCGATTCCAGTCGACGACGGGCATGACGCTCGGTCCACTTCCCTCGCTGGTCAAGCTGGTCTGGCTACGGCGGGAGATGCCCGAGACTGTACGCGCGGTGCGCTTCTATGCCGTGGCCGAGTGGGTCGTCCGCAGCCTTGGCGGCGAGCCGCTCGCGGAGCTGTCGCTGGCCAGCCGCACCGGCATGCTCGAGATCGCTGGCGCGCGTCCCTGGGACGAGGCGTTCGCCCTGCTTGGCTCGCCGTCGCTGATCCCCCAGCCGATGATCGCGGGCACCCCGGCTGGGACCGTGAGCGGCCCCGACGTCCCGCCCTCGCTGCGGGGCGCCGTCCTCACGGTTGCCGGCCACGACCACCAGGCCGCTGCCTACGGAGCCGGTGCGGTCGCCGACGGCGCGCTGTTCGACTCGATGGGCTCGGCCGAGGCGCTCGTGCGCACGGTCGGGGCTCCGCTGGCGCCCGAGCGAATCCACCGCCTCGCCGGCCACGGGATCACCGTCGGATGGGGAGTCGTCGAGGATCACCTCTGCATCCTCTGCGGGATCGCGACCGGTCTCACGCTCGAGCGTGTCAGCCTGATGGTCGGCGCCACGACCCGTGAGGAGCGCCGGTTGCTTGGCGAGACCGCCGCGGCGCTGCCGGCCCGCGTACCCGGCCTCCGGCTTCGCGAGCCCAGGTTTGACGGAGTCGCGGTCGAGGGGATCACGGACAGCGTGAGTCCGGCCGCCCTGTGGCGGGCCGCTGTGGAGGACATGATCGAGCTCGCCGATCACCAACTCGCGCTCGTTGGGTCCGAGGCCGGCCCCTACACGGACGTCGTCGCCGGCGGTGGGTGGTTCAACAACCCGGCTGTCTGTGCAGCGAAGCAGCGCCAGTTCCCGCACCTGCGCACCACGGACCTGACTGAACCCGGCGCCTACGGTGCCGCACTCATGGCGGCGCGGGCAGCCGGCTTCCTGAGGGACCACGCCGGGACCTGAGGCGCGAGACACCTCCGAGCCCGTGGCCCGCAGACGTCACGCCCGTGTCACCTCCTGCCAGGACCGACCTCGACCGTCGGTCGCCTCCGCGAGCCCCGCCATTCGCTCGACGGCGATCGTCTTGAGGAAGTGGCTCCGCTCCGCTCCAGGAAGGCCGACCGCCTCGCCCCACAAGGCGCGGCCGGCGATGAAGCCCGAGGCCCCGGCGTCCATCGCGGTGACGACGCGCTCGACGAACTTCTCGTATTCGATCCCGGCCGAGAGCAACGCCCAAGGCACCGAGCCGCAGACCCTGGTGATCTCGAGGCAGCCGGCGTCATCACCGGGCCACTCGAGCTTGAGCAAGTCGGGTCCCACCGTCGAGAGTAGCTCGGCAGAGCGCACGACGAGCTTCCGCTTCTGCTTGGCGGTCAGGGGTCCTTCGCCCGGCAACGCCGCGACGAGCGGCTCGATCACCGATGGCATCCCGTGCTGGCGGCACGCATCCACCACCGCCCGGACCGCGTCGAGGGCTTCCTGGGCCAGGTCGGGCTCACCCTCGCGGGGAGGACGGTCCGGGCGCCAGCGAACGAGGAACTTCAGCGCTACGCCGCCCGCCGCCTCCACGAACGCGGGGCCACGGTCCGGGGAGAACTCGGTTCGGTACTCGCTGTTCCACGTTGGCTGCGGCGAACGCTCGCTCGAGATGAGAAGGCCGGCTCCGGACGCAAGTGCGCCCGCTTGTCTCACTGCGCCGACGCCGTACTCGACATCGAGGAGAACGCCCGAGGATCTCGGGGACAGCGCCCGGACGACGTCGACCTTGAAGGAGCTGAGGTCGTCGTCGGATGAGGGCATACCGACGGTGCCGAGCATCGAGCGCAGCGTGCCTCGTTGATCCATCGCGAGGATGGCAATTTTCCCCTCGTCGTTCGCGATCTGATCGAGGTTGAAGAACATGGTCGTCACCCATTCTGTTGCCTGCTGTCGGCCGGCGACGGTCCACGCGGACCGAACGTCCATCTGGATCTTGGGCGGCACTCCTCGCCGAGCTGGACCGCACCGCAGGCGTCGAATTCCAGGCCGAGGGTCGTGCGTATCCGTGGAAAACTGGCGGTGCTTCCGGTCAGTCCACTAGCGTGACAGCGTTGTCATCGATGCTAACGGTACGAGAGCCTTTGTCAAGTTGCGTGCAGGTTCTGTGCAGGTTCCTGGCCGTCCACAAGGCGTATTCCAGGTTCTTGACAACGATACCAACCAAGGGGTAGCGTCGGCACCGCGTCGAGCCGCCCATCGCTGTCGAGATCATCCCGATGGAAGCGAGATCATCCTGTGAGACCCGTGCACCTGGCCGCCAACCAGCCGCGCCAGTTCTACCGCGGGGGCACGGCGATCGCCGAGTTCCGCTCGTTCGACGAGGGCGTCAACGTGCAGCAGGGCCCGGAAGACTGGGTCGGTTCCACGGTCACGCGGTCCGGCACCAATGAGGGCCTCAGCCGGCTCCCTGGTGGCGGCCTCCTGCGCGACGCGATCGCTGCCGATCCCTGTGGCTACCTGGGTCCCGCCCACGTCGAGGCCTACGGCGACGACCCGTCGCTTTTGGTGAAGCTCCTCGATGCCGGCGAGCGCCTGCCCGTCCACTGCCACCCCAGCCGCGAGTTCGCCCAGATGCACCTCGGCAGTCGCCACGGCAAGACGGAGGCCTGGATCGTCATCGGAACGGTCGGCTCATCGCCGACCGTGTACCTCGGGTTTTCCTCCGACGTCGGCCAGGTGGAGCTCGACTCGTGGCTCGCGGTCCAGAACTCCGAGGCGCTGCTCGGCCATCTCAACGCGATCCAGGTGAGGGCCGGCGACAGCGTGCTCGTCCCGGCCGGAACGCCGCACGCCATCGGCGAGGGTGTCTTCGTGGTCGAGCTGCAGGAGCCCACCGACTTCTCGGTGATCCTCGAGTGGAAGCGCTTCGGCCTCCCCGACATCGCCGGCGGTCAGATCGGGCTCCCTGCCGACCTCGCCATGCGCTGCCTCGACCGCACCGCGTGGCGGGCCGCGCGACGTGACGGATGCGTGACCCGGGCGGCGGCGAGCCGCGGTCTGCCGGGGTCGGCACCCGGCACGGCCCGCTTGCTGCCCGAAGCAGCAGATCCGTTCTTCCGGGCGGAGGAGGTCATCCTCGGCGCGGCGGCGCGATTGGACCCGTCCTTCGCCCTGCTCGTCGTCCTGGAGGGTGAGGGGCGCCTCGAGACCGAGAACGGGGACACGGTCGATCTGCGGACCGGTGGCACCGTTCTCGTCCCGTGGAACGCAGGGGCGACCACTATCGGCGGCTCCTGCCGTGTCGTCCGCTGCCTCCCTCCGCTCCCACCCAGCTGATCGGTGAACGCGATGGCCGAACCACTCCTGCAAGCCCGCGGCATCGTCAAGCACTACGGTCACGTCGAGGCTCTGCAGGGGGCCGATTTCGATGTCTACCCCGCCGAGATCGTCGCCCTCATCGGTGACAACGGCGCTGGCAAGAGCACGCTCGTGAGGATGCTGTCGGGCACCGAGCAGCCCGACGGCGGCGAGATCATTCTCGAGGGACGGGCCATCCAGATCGGCTCACCGGCTGTGGCGCAACAGCTTGGCATCGAGACGGTCTATCAGGACCTCGCCCTCGCCCCCGACCTCGACGGTGCGGCCAACCTGTACTTCGGCCGCGAGCTTGTTCGGTCGGGTCTGCTCGGCAAGCTGGGCTTCCTCGATGACAGGGCGATGCATGCCGGTGCCCGCAAGGTCTTTACCGAGCTGGGCGTCGACCTCCAGAACGCGTACAGCTCGGTGGCGAACCTCTCCGGAGGCCAGCGTCAGAGCGTTGCAGTGGCCCGGTCGGTTGCCTGGGCCAACAAGGTCGTGTTCCTCGACGAGCCGACCGCTGCGCTGGGCGCCGTACAGACCGCCCGCGTCCTCGACGTCATCCGGCGGATCCGGGACCGCGGCATCGCCACCGTCTTCGTCAGTCACAACATGCCCCAGGTCCTGCAGGTGGCCGACCGCGTCGAGGTGCTGCGACTCGGGCGCCGGGTGGCCCGGATGGATGCCGCCGGAACGACGGTCGAGCAGCTCGTTGCCGCGATGACCGGCGCTCTCGAGTCCCGGGAGGGCGCAGCGTGAATCGCACCATCGAAGAGCCGGACGCGTCGTCCCCGACGAACGGGCCTCAGGCACCGGTCAACGGGGCCGAGTCGACTGGACGTTCGGTCTGGCGACGACTGATGGGATCCAATACTGCCTGGATCTTCGTCGTCCTCCTCGTTCTCGTCGCCATCTTCAGCGCGATCAAGCCGGACAACTTCCCAACCGAGTTCAATATCCGGGCCATCGCGACCAACGCCTCGGTGCTCCTGATCATCGCCGTCGGCGAGACGTTCGTCATCACCACCGCGGGCATCGACCTGTCGGTGGGGTACGTGCTGCTGTTCTCCGGCGTGACGGCGGCCCAGGCGATGGCAGCCTTCGGCGACCCGACGAACAAGGGCTGGGACGTCATCCTGCTCGGTCTCCTCGTCGCGCTCGCCTCGGGACTCGCCTGGGGCATCCTCAACGGCGTCCTGGTCGCGAAGGCGAAGGTCCCCGCACTCATCGTCACCCTGGGCACGCTCGGCATGGCCTGGGGGTTGGCGCAGATCATCAGCAGCGGTCAG
The nucleotide sequence above comes from Chloroflexota bacterium. Encoded proteins:
- a CDS encoding Gfo/Idh/MocA family oxidoreductase, with the protein product MTAAAPPVRIGIVGAGLMGREFAAAAERWISLVDHPVRPVVTAVADPVPAARGWFDRLGTVRISTDDWRRLADDPEIDLLYLAVPHDVHEEVYIGAAEAGKDFLGEKPFGIDLAAAERIAEAVRRAGVFVRVSSELPFYPGALAAWELVRSGRLGEVIEVRSGLSHSSDLDRAKPINWKRRASTCGRIGVMGDLGMHVAHLPLRLGWEPASVYAILDNVVPKRPGPDGLLVPCDTWDNALLAMRVAEPTRSDGRTFPMLWETKRIAPGQGNTWWFEALGMDGGVRFSTRTSTIVERFRVADGEQVWETVQPGYRSVWPTFTGAIFEFGFLDAILQMWATFLAERAGALGDRFGTATVEEALSAHRVFDAALRSHETASAVSPR
- a CDS encoding aldolase encodes the protein MTGIEYRMRRLFDERSGRCLDIAIDHGFFGEGRFLAGIEDLPSAMRRLVDAAPDAIQLTPGSARLLQSAGGRTRPALVLRTDVANVYGQVLPDRMFSRMIPEPALTGVRLDAACVVVNLFDLPGRPEIREACIANVLAARADCDRYGMPLMVEPLVMREVDAGGYGVNGDVEQIVPLVRQAVELGADIIKADPTDDIDDYHRVVEIAGDLPVLVRGGGRVSDQELFERTAAVLAQGARGIVYGRNIIQHPHPDRMTHALMSMLHENATVADALAIVGEGTGA
- a CDS encoding bifunctional hydroxymethylpyrimidine kinase/phosphomethylpyrimidine kinase; translation: MLVLGANLAVDRTLRLSRLVPGQVIRPREAVATAGGKAVNVVRAARAHGIRAVLIANLPGSAGRLLAELLDDEGHELRPIITTGEARAAIILIEDSGRTTVLNEPGPALTQDDATRLLVAVRDELGPGRHRVVVATGSLPPGAPVDLYRQVLDLAHAAGSLCIVDAAGGALAATLPHGPDVVSPNLAEAETLLFGVDGEDVAVEGDDVCARATAAAAKLVAAGARASLVSVGRHGVAGHDEAGGFWIDAPAVAVRNAIGAGDSLVAGLSAVLEHGGLLRDAAAVGVATASASVAHDLAGGVDPVLLGELLKTVRVGAA
- a CDS encoding mannose-6-phosphate isomerase, with amino-acid sequence MRPVHLAANQPRQFYRGGTAIAEFRSFDEGVNVQQGPEDWVGSTVTRSGTNEGLSRLPGGGLLRDAIAADPCGYLGPAHVEAYGDDPSLLVKLLDAGERLPVHCHPSREFAQMHLGSRHGKTEAWIVIGTVGSSPTVYLGFSSDVGQVELDSWLAVQNSEALLGHLNAIQVRAGDSVLVPAGTPHAIGEGVFVVELQEPTDFSVILEWKRFGLPDIAGGQIGLPADLAMRCLDRTAWRAARRDGCVTRAAASRGLPGSAPGTARLLPEAADPFFRAEEVILGAAARLDPSFALLVVLEGEGRLETENGDTVDLRTGGTVLVPWNAGATTIGGSCRVVRCLPPLPPS
- a CDS encoding sugar ABC transporter ATP-binding protein produces the protein MAEPLLQARGIVKHYGHVEALQGADFDVYPAEIVALIGDNGAGKSTLVRMLSGTEQPDGGEIILEGRAIQIGSPAVAQQLGIETVYQDLALAPDLDGAANLYFGRELVRSGLLGKLGFLDDRAMHAGARKVFTELGVDLQNAYSSVANLSGGQRQSVAVARSVAWANKVVFLDEPTAALGAVQTARVLDVIRRIRDRGIATVFVSHNMPQVLQVADRVEVLRLGRRVARMDAAGTTVEQLVAAMTGALESREGAA